One Gemmatimonadaceae bacterium DNA window includes the following coding sequences:
- a CDS encoding prepilin-type N-terminal cleavage/methylation domain-containing protein translates to MVRNKKGFTLIELLIVVVIIGILAAIAIPKFANTKEKAYLASMKADLRNLATYEESYAADSAGTYFS, encoded by the coding sequence ATGGTCCGCAACAAGAAGGGTTTCACGCTTATCGAGCTTTTGATCGTCGTCGTCATCATCGGCATTCTTGCCGCGATCGCGATCCCGAAGTTCGCGAACACGAAGGAGAAGGCTTACCTCGCATCGATGAAGGCAGACCTTCGCAACCTGGCCACGTACGAAGAGAGCTATGCTGCCGACAGTGCCGGCACGTACTTCTC
- a CDS encoding Re/Si-specific NAD(P)(+) transhydrogenase subunit alpha has translation MPREIAAGERRVALTPDVIPQLTGLGHTILFERGAGDSAGLQDEAYRAAGAQLIDDAATLYATAEMILKIQRPASGDSGMPNELALINERAVLIGLLQPAGDPEFFQQVAGRRITALSMELVPRTSRAQMMDALSSQSTVAGYKAVLLAANALQKFFPMLMTAAGTVRPAKVLVIGAGVAGLQAIATARRIGAVVEAFDTRPVVKEQVQSLGATFVELGVGSEVAQDAGGYAKELSEEHIKKEKQLIHDRAALADVIITTALVPGRRAPILVTASAVAAMRPGSVIVDLAGEQGGNCELSVPGETVVRNRVTIIAPLHISSDLAFHASQMYAKNVSALVTLLAPKGTLDLNLKDDIIDAVCVTTDGEIRHAPTRERLGLPSSPAGISEAASETGGQSPQPARAST, from the coding sequence GTGCCCCGCGAAATTGCCGCAGGCGAGAGGCGAGTCGCGCTCACACCCGACGTGATTCCTCAGCTCACCGGCCTCGGCCATACGATCCTGTTCGAGCGCGGAGCCGGCGATTCTGCGGGGCTTCAGGACGAAGCGTACCGCGCGGCAGGCGCGCAGCTGATCGATGACGCCGCGACGCTTTATGCGACGGCGGAGATGATCCTCAAGATCCAGCGGCCCGCGTCCGGAGACTCCGGCATGCCGAACGAGCTCGCACTGATCAACGAGAGAGCCGTCCTCATCGGCCTGCTTCAGCCCGCTGGAGATCCCGAATTCTTTCAACAGGTTGCCGGGCGACGAATAACAGCTCTGTCGATGGAGCTCGTCCCGCGCACATCGCGAGCTCAGATGATGGACGCCCTTTCGTCACAGAGCACTGTCGCCGGATACAAAGCCGTGCTGCTCGCCGCCAACGCGCTTCAGAAATTCTTTCCTATGCTGATGACAGCCGCGGGCACCGTGCGACCGGCGAAGGTTCTCGTGATTGGCGCAGGCGTGGCCGGTCTGCAAGCGATCGCAACAGCGCGCCGGATAGGCGCCGTGGTCGAGGCATTCGACACGCGCCCTGTCGTCAAGGAACAGGTGCAGAGCCTCGGTGCAACTTTCGTCGAGCTCGGCGTAGGATCTGAAGTTGCTCAGGACGCGGGAGGATACGCGAAAGAGCTGTCGGAGGAGCACATAAAAAAGGAGAAGCAGCTCATTCACGATCGCGCCGCTCTGGCAGACGTGATAATTACGACCGCGCTCGTTCCCGGCAGGCGGGCGCCCATTCTCGTGACGGCCTCCGCCGTCGCGGCAATGCGGCCCGGCTCAGTGATCGTCGACCTCGCCGGCGAGCAGGGCGGAAACTGCGAGCTCAGCGTGCCCGGCGAAACGGTCGTGCGCAATCGCGTCACGATCATCGCGCCCCTTCACATCTCGAGCGACCTCGCCTTTCACGCCAGTCAGATGTACGCGAAGAATGTTTCGGCTCTCGTCACGCTGCTGGCTCCAAAAGGGACGCTCGATCTGAATCTCAAGGACGACATCATCGATGCGGTATGCGTGACGACTGACGGTGAAATCAGGCACGCACCGACGCGCGAGCGACTGGGGCTTCCCTCGTCGCCGGCGGGCATCAGCGAAGCCGCCAGTGAAACCGGCGGACAATCACCTCAGCCAGCGAGGGCATCAACGTGA
- a CDS encoding NAD(P) transhydrogenase subunit alpha, with translation MSQELVLGIYVFIMAMFVGFEVISRVPSVLHTPLMSGTNAIHGIVVLGAMLVAGAADTTLLKVLGFVAVVFGAANVFGGFVVTDRMLEMFRKRAVEKKDA, from the coding sequence GTGAGTCAGGAGCTCGTGCTCGGGATCTATGTCTTCATCATGGCGATGTTCGTTGGATTCGAAGTGATCTCTCGCGTTCCTTCGGTGCTGCACACTCCTCTCATGTCGGGCACCAATGCGATTCACGGGATCGTGGTGCTTGGCGCGATGCTCGTCGCCGGCGCCGCTGACACGACGCTGTTGAAGGTGCTGGGGTTCGTGGCTGTAGTTTTCGGTGCTGCGAACGTCTTCGGCGGCTTTGTCGTCACCGATAGAATGCTGGAGATGTTCCGCAAGCGTGCCGTGGAGAAAAAGGATGCTTGA
- a CDS encoding NAD(P)(+) transhydrogenase (Re/Si-specific) subunit beta, translated as MLDARDSGIAIAYIAAAVLFILGLKRLSSPATARSGNRLAAIGMAVALGATLLDRQIISFWIIAAGTLVGAAIGIYFARTVQMTAMPQMVALFNGMGGGTAALVSVAEYLRLTRGLGPSGVGAGEATSIVLGTAIGAISFTGSLIAFGKLQEILSGKPLQFPFQRSLNGLILLAIFALGVAIALGTGGVPALWLVFVAALLLGALFVLPIGGGDMPVVISILNSLTGLAAALTGFVLHNQMLVVAGVLVGASGTLLTLLMSTAMNRSVGNVLFGAFGAGAVDPATQEFLVPRTVKQTTAEDTAIALAYARSVVIVPGYGLAVAEAQHTVRELATDLEKRGVDVKYAIHPVAGRMPGHMNVLLAEANVPYDQLLEMDQVNGQFAQTDVVLVVGANDVVNPAARDDPSSPIYGMPILDVDRARNIVVLKRSMGHGFAGIDNALFYHDNTRMLFGDARQSLMKVEEALKTA; from the coding sequence ATGCTTGATGCCCGCGACTCGGGCATTGCCATCGCCTATATCGCCGCAGCCGTTCTCTTCATACTTGGCCTGAAGCGGCTGAGCTCTCCGGCAACCGCGCGGTCGGGAAACCGGCTCGCTGCCATCGGCATGGCGGTCGCGCTCGGGGCCACGCTGCTCGACCGCCAGATAATCTCATTCTGGATAATCGCCGCCGGTACACTCGTCGGTGCGGCAATAGGGATCTACTTCGCCCGCACAGTTCAGATGACCGCAATGCCGCAGATGGTCGCGCTCTTCAACGGCATGGGCGGCGGGACCGCGGCACTCGTTTCAGTGGCCGAGTATCTCCGTCTCACGCGCGGACTTGGGCCAAGCGGCGTCGGCGCGGGCGAAGCAACGTCAATTGTCCTCGGCACCGCTATTGGCGCGATCTCGTTCACCGGAAGTCTGATTGCATTTGGAAAGCTGCAGGAGATTCTGTCCGGGAAGCCCCTTCAGTTCCCGTTTCAGCGTTCGCTGAACGGGCTGATCCTCCTCGCGATTTTCGCGCTCGGCGTCGCGATCGCGCTTGGAACCGGCGGGGTGCCGGCGCTGTGGCTTGTCTTCGTGGCGGCTCTCCTGCTCGGAGCATTGTTCGTTCTTCCTATCGGCGGCGGCGACATGCCGGTAGTGATCTCGATACTCAACTCGCTCACCGGTCTCGCAGCGGCACTGACTGGCTTCGTGCTTCACAACCAGATGCTCGTAGTGGCGGGAGTTCTCGTTGGTGCGTCGGGTACGCTGCTGACTCTGCTCATGAGCACGGCGATGAATCGCTCGGTGGGCAACGTTCTGTTCGGTGCGTTCGGCGCGGGAGCGGTCGATCCGGCGACGCAGGAGTTTCTTGTTCCTCGCACCGTCAAGCAGACCACCGCCGAGGACACGGCCATTGCGCTTGCCTACGCACGGAGTGTCGTCATCGTGCCCGGTTACGGCCTGGCCGTCGCAGAGGCGCAACACACTGTGCGTGAGCTTGCGACCGATCTGGAAAAACGCGGCGTCGACGTCAAGTACGCGATTCATCCGGTTGCGGGTCGAATGCCGGGTCATATGAACGTTCTGCTCGCCGAGGCAAACGTACCGTACGATCAGCTGCTCGAGATGGATCAGGTGAACGGCCAGTTCGCACAGACGGATGTGGTGCTCGTTGTGGGAGCAAACGACGTCGTGAATCCCGCGGCGCGCGACGATCCGTCGAGTCCGATTTACGGCATGCCGATTCTCGACGTGGACCGTGCTCGCAACATCGTGGTGCTGAAGCGGAGCATGGGGCACGGCTTCGCGGGAATCGACAACGCCCTCTTCTATCACGACAACACGCGGATGCTGTTCGGCGACGCGAGGCAGTCGCTGATGAAGGTCGAGGAGGCCCTCAAGACAGCCTAG
- a CDS encoding tyrosine-type recombinase/integrase — MGFAHQTPLSEDAVAALTTERRRRTMLNDTWVFPSDRDPSKPLPRHTANKWWRRAEKLAEIEHVEGTGYHSARRKFASEMKSTNLRDLAYMGGWKNPQTVLTVYQQPEMEVQREALAGRKKLRVAG; from the coding sequence ATCGGCTTCGCGCACCAGACGCCGTTGTCCGAGGACGCGGTAGCAGCGCTGACTACTGAACGCCGGCGAAGAACGATGCTCAACGATACCTGGGTGTTCCCCTCGGATCGTGACCCATCGAAACCGCTTCCGCGTCATACGGCGAACAAGTGGTGGAGGCGTGCGGAGAAGTTGGCGGAGATCGAGCACGTTGAAGGCACTGGCTATCACTCGGCCCGGCGCAAGTTCGCTTCGGAGATGAAGTCAACGAACCTGCGCGACCTCGCCTACATGGGAGGCTGGAAGAACCCGCAGACGGTTCTCACGGTCTACCAGCAACCGGAAATGGAAGTACAGCGGGAGGCCCTTGCTGGTCGCAAGAAGCTCCGGGTTGCAGGGTGA
- the tadA gene encoding tRNA adenosine(34) deaminase TadA, which yields MSRRGSDELERGRPAERVSLSRGQIDERFMQNAIALAHDATRQNEVPIGAIVVRNDSIVAAANNRTVRDQDATAHAELIAIRDASADLDRWRLDDCTLYVTLEPCAMCAGAMVLARISRVVFGAWDAKAGMAGSVGDLLRHPRLNHTPEVQGGVLADECGQMLAEFFESRRVKTS from the coding sequence GTGTCCCGCCGCGGCAGCGACGAGCTGGAGCGGGGGCGGCCGGCTGAACGCGTGAGCCTGTCGCGGGGGCAGATCGATGAGCGCTTCATGCAGAACGCAATTGCGCTCGCCCATGACGCAACGCGACAGAACGAGGTACCCATTGGAGCGATTGTGGTGCGCAACGATTCGATCGTCGCCGCCGCGAACAATCGCACGGTACGCGATCAGGACGCGACGGCACACGCCGAGCTGATAGCGATTCGTGACGCGTCAGCGGATCTGGACCGCTGGCGCCTCGATGATTGCACTCTTTACGTGACGCTCGAGCCGTGCGCGATGTGCGCTGGAGCGATGGTGCTGGCGCGCATCAGTCGCGTGGTTTTCGGCGCGTGGGATGCGAAGGCAGGGATGGCTGGATCAGTCGGCGACCTGCTCCGGCACCCGCGTCTCAACCACACGCCCGAGGTACAGGGCGGAGTGCTGGCGGATGAGTGCGGGCAGATGCTCGCGGAATTTTTCGAATCGCGCAGGGTAAAAACTTCGTAG